A single genomic interval of Thermococcus sp. harbors:
- a CDS encoding CBS domain-containing protein has protein sequence MVGILVQEVMTDKFQKIDIDAPLSEAIGIFEKEDPDLILVFDGNLYKGVLTQDLIIRSHLKWDPTKAKVRDVYKPAPVIKPDEDLSKAAKLMMEVDLRSLPVGESKAEIIGVISDIELLRKVSEGDFGRRRIDEFMTKDVITLKPDDTVAKAFATMRDHAISRIPIVNEEGKLEGLVTLHDLIIRFIKPRFKSQYGEVAGEKIPPFSMPLRDVMIRGVITISPDARVREAVATMLDNDIDGLVVTNEDNKVVGILTVKDLLLPISRMVEKEARFYLQLGGDAEILSDFTRERIIEDIKRFVDGYEELLGQEGIIYLYIRRFNEKFRGVHLYQARMRVVTDRGVFVATGETWGAIQAVHDALRAIERQLLQKAELEKDTKYSRRFLEKLGLV, from the coding sequence ATGGTCGGAATTCTGGTGCAGGAGGTTATGACAGACAAGTTTCAAAAGATAGACATCGACGCCCCGCTTTCTGAGGCGATCGGGATTTTTGAGAAGGAAGACCCCGACCTGATTCTGGTCTTCGACGGGAACCTGTACAAGGGGGTCCTGACTCAGGATCTCATTATACGCTCCCACCTCAAGTGGGACCCGACCAAGGCAAAGGTTAGGGATGTTTACAAGCCCGCACCGGTAATAAAACCGGATGAAGACCTTAGCAAGGCAGCAAAACTCATGATGGAAGTCGACCTTCGCTCCCTCCCCGTTGGGGAGAGCAAGGCTGAAATCATTGGGGTAATAAGCGACATAGAACTCCTTAGGAAAGTGTCTGAAGGTGACTTTGGAAGGAGGAGAATAGATGAGTTTATGACGAAGGACGTCATCACCCTGAAGCCAGATGATACGGTGGCCAAGGCCTTCGCCACAATGCGCGACCACGCCATCTCGAGGATACCTATAGTGAACGAGGAGGGTAAGCTTGAGGGGTTGGTGACGCTCCATGATCTTATAATAAGGTTCATCAAGCCGCGCTTCAAGTCTCAGTACGGAGAGGTGGCAGGGGAGAAGATACCGCCCTTCAGCATGCCCCTCCGCGACGTGATGATACGGGGGGTTATAACGATATCCCCTGACGCTAGGGTTAGGGAAGCCGTGGCAACGATGCTGGACAACGACATTGACGGCCTCGTGGTGACGAATGAGGACAACAAGGTTGTGGGAATTCTCACGGTGAAGGACCTGCTTCTGCCGATATCGAGAATGGTGGAGAAGGAGGCCCGCTTCTACCTCCAGCTCGGTGGCGACGCCGAGATACTCAGCGACTTCACCAGGGAGAGAATAATAGAGGACATCAAGCGCTTCGTTGACGGCTACGAAGAACTGCTTGGTCAGGAGGGCATAATCTACCTCTACATAAGGCGCTTCAACGAGAAGTTCCGCGGTGTTCACCTCTACCAGGCTAGGATGAGGGTCGTTACGGACAGAGGAGTCTTCGTGGCGACCGGGGAAACGTGGGGTGCCATACAGGCGGTGCACGACGCACTGAGGGCCATAGAGAGGCAGCTCCTCCAGAAGGCTGAACTTGAAAAAGATACAAAATATTCGAGGCGTTTTCTTGAAAAGCTGGGCTTAGTCTGA